The Leifsonia williamsii genome includes a region encoding these proteins:
- a CDS encoding lycopene cyclase domain-containing protein: MSLAYLACVLVALAAMVLLDRRFRLVFWRDARRASITLAVGLAFFLAWDAAGIALGVFARGESPAMTGIEVAPELPLEEVFFLVFLCYLTLVLIFGARLVLDRVSERRGEER, translated from the coding sequence GTGAGCCTCGCCTACCTGGCGTGCGTGCTCGTCGCGCTGGCCGCGATGGTGCTGCTCGACCGCCGCTTCCGGCTGGTGTTCTGGCGCGACGCACGCCGTGCGTCGATCACCCTCGCCGTCGGTCTCGCGTTCTTCCTCGCCTGGGACGCGGCGGGCATCGCCCTCGGTGTCTTCGCGCGCGGCGAATCGCCCGCGATGACCGGCATCGAGGTCGCGCCCGAGCTGCCGCTGGAGGAGGTCTTCTTCCTCGTCTTCCTCTGCTACCTCACGCTGGTGCTGATCTTCGGCGCCCGGCTGGTGCTCGACCGCGTCTCGGAGCGGCGGGGGGAGGAGCGGTGA